In uncultured Methanobacterium sp., a genomic segment contains:
- a CDS encoding NosD domain-containing protein, producing the protein MGINSKLSFSLISVIFFISIIGGAYAWPPGFSGQLGAYFESEGSTVNPGDTVYIHINPVNTGSSDWENVTIYAPIPAGLQYISTTAPDRLMGYDPLTGIWTIGEMLANGRSSDKSLIIACKVLPDASGPITLLEGSVKFLSLVSVYDYYHQGGATPYNVAGTAYCPLDLGDSIINVASVIHGGGSGTSYPMNISATPTNGIGPLTVQFKAPNIANALNWSWDFNYDGIIDSNLENPTWTYNNPGNYTVGLTFENGTDYFTVVKSDLIHVLGSIVNSRTNATYTSIQSMIDDVNTLDGDTILFGPGNYTENLVLNKSLILTALGVVNLTSLDDSHPVITVNSAGSGSVIQGFNINGALNSYGVNLDSANNVTLTNNTITGNYVGIQLSNSENNTLTSNTVTGNSWSGICLDKGNHNTISGNTVLLNQEGIFLSNSSANTINNNNAYNNTYTGITAINGGENLIQGNTAHNNGVSGILLQKSINYNITGNTIQNNGWSGICLDSANGIIITGNTVSGNEEGIFTVHSQDNTISSNSVANSTFTGISVLNGSQNNNLTSNTESGSGFTGILVQNSNQTDIESNTLQDNGWSGVCLDQVTNTTVTVNSFQNNPEQALAVGGYGNSFDGNYWSDWDSNDPRVIDGDNNVTDAHPQIKLTVGPHSPLWYGISY; encoded by the coding sequence ATGGGAATTAACAGTAAATTATCATTTTCTCTTATTTCTGTGATCTTTTTTATTTCTATAATAGGTGGAGCTTATGCATGGCCACCCGGTTTCAGTGGACAGTTAGGGGCTTATTTTGAATCTGAAGGAAGCACAGTCAATCCCGGGGACACGGTTTACATCCATATCAATCCGGTAAATACTGGTTCTTCAGATTGGGAAAACGTGACGATATATGCTCCAATACCCGCAGGGTTACAGTACATTTCCACTACTGCACCGGATAGACTGATGGGTTATGATCCACTTACCGGTATATGGACAATAGGTGAAATGCTGGCAAATGGGAGGAGCTCTGATAAATCATTAATTATAGCATGTAAAGTTCTTCCAGATGCATCAGGTCCAATAACACTCCTTGAAGGTTCTGTGAAATTTTTATCACTGGTTTCAGTGTATGATTATTATCATCAGGGAGGGGCAACACCCTATAATGTAGCCGGGACTGCTTATTGTCCTTTAGATCTGGGTGATTCCATTATTAATGTGGCCAGTGTTATTCATGGAGGGGGTTCAGGAACCAGTTACCCCATGAATATTAGTGCTACACCAACTAATGGAATTGGCCCATTAACAGTGCAATTCAAGGCACCAAATATAGCTAACGCACTAAACTGGTCATGGGATTTCAACTATGATGGAATCATAGATAGTAACCTAGAAAATCCCACATGGACTTACAATAATCCCGGGAACTACACGGTAGGTTTAACCTTTGAAAATGGTACCGATTACTTCACAGTTGTAAAAAGTGATCTCATCCATGTTTTAGGGTCTATTGTTAACAGCAGGACCAACGCAACTTACACCTCAATCCAATCCATGATTGATGATGTTAACACCCTTGATGGGGACACCATCCTCTTTGGCCCCGGGAATTACACTGAAAACCTGGTTCTGAATAAGAGTTTAATATTAACCGCCTTAGGTGTGGTTAATTTAACTTCTCTAGATGATTCCCACCCAGTAATCACGGTTAATAGTGCCGGAAGTGGCAGTGTGATTCAGGGATTCAACATTAATGGGGCTTTGAATAGTTACGGAGTGAACTTGGACTCTGCAAACAACGTAACCTTAACCAACAACACCATAACTGGAAATTATGTGGGTATACAGCTTTCAAACTCTGAAAACAACACCTTAACCAGCAACACAGTTACTGGCAACTCCTGGAGTGGAATCTGCCTGGATAAAGGTAACCATAACACCATCAGTGGAAACACGGTTTTACTCAACCAGGAAGGAATATTCCTTTCAAACAGTTCAGCAAACACTATCAACAATAACAACGCCTACAACAACACTTACACTGGAATTACAGCAATCAATGGTGGTGAAAACCTGATACAGGGTAACACAGCCCATAATAATGGTGTGAGTGGAATTTTACTTCAGAAGAGTATAAACTACAATATAACTGGTAACACGATCCAGAATAACGGCTGGAGTGGTATCTGTCTAGATTCAGCCAATGGAATCATCATCACTGGGAACACTGTGAGTGGAAATGAGGAAGGTATATTCACTGTCCACAGTCAGGACAATACTATTTCAAGTAATTCGGTAGCTAACAGTACTTTCACTGGTATTAGTGTTTTAAATGGTTCCCAGAATAACAATCTCACCAGTAACACTGAAAGTGGCAGTGGATTTACCGGTATTCTGGTTCAAAACAGTAACCAGACTGATATTGAGAGTAACACTCTGCAGGATAATGGTTGGAGTGGTGTCTGTCTGGATCAGGTAACTAATACTACGGTCACTGTCAACAGCTTCCAGAACAACCCTGAACAGGCCCTGGCAGTGGGTGGATATGGTAACTCTTTTGATGGTAACTACTGGAGTGACTGGGATTCTAATGACCCCAGGGTAATTGATGGTGATAATAACGTTACTGATGCGCATCCCCAAATTAAATTGACGGTAGGGCCTCATTCACCATTATGGTATGGTATATCTTACTAA
- a CDS encoding ABC transporter substrate-binding protein, translating to MIYACLDDTDNPDSRGTGQLSRTIAQNISGEFPIHCVTRHQLYKHPDIPYTTHNTCSVIQIKDLGIERVNDIFEAVKTEMMDDFIEGSDPGLAVAHESQITPAIVAFGQDAKRNILNQGMARNLARNLGIRLEGLGGTEDGVIGAVAGIGLAASGNDGRCLLIGDKQIKGSKTAEDLLRSGIDAIYSLEGVKITSGLIENEEDKKLKPCPIGGKMVLFVEEEYGVMKVVNRG from the coding sequence ATGATCTATGCCTGCCTGGACGATACAGACAACCCGGATTCACGGGGAACTGGACAGCTATCAAGAACCATTGCCCAAAATATTTCAGGGGAATTCCCCATACACTGCGTAACCAGACACCAGCTTTACAAGCACCCGGACATCCCTTACACCACCCATAACACCTGTTCTGTGATCCAGATCAAAGACCTGGGAATAGAACGCGTGAATGATATATTTGAGGCGGTTAAAACTGAAATGATGGACGACTTTATTGAGGGAAGTGACCCAGGCCTTGCTGTGGCCCATGAAAGTCAGATTACACCAGCCATAGTTGCCTTTGGCCAGGATGCCAAGCGCAACATCCTCAACCAGGGAATGGCCCGGAACCTTGCCCGGAACCTTGGAATCCGCCTTGAAGGTTTGGGTGGAACTGAAGATGGGGTTATAGGTGCAGTGGCCGGTATAGGTCTGGCTGCCAGTGGAAACGATGGTCGATGCCTCCTGATAGGTGACAAGCAGATTAAAGGGTCTAAAACTGCTGAGGATCTCCTGCGTTCAGGGATAGATGCCATCTATTCACTGGAAGGAGTTAAAATAACCAGTGGACTCATTGAAAATGAGGAAGATAAAAAGCTAAAACCATGCCCCATTGGTGGAAAAATGGTCTTGTTTGTGGAAGAAGAATATGGGGTTATGAAAGTTGTAAACCGGGGATAA
- a CDS encoding 4Fe-4S dicluster domain-containing protein, with product MQEIKHAKSSSNGSIKRIKMGKKLKFNNLLFRKCGYKKCIQCGRCTASCPSAHIYPGFNPRNFMRKFMLLDIDSDEFREIIWKCSQCYSCRARCPRNCKAGLGVLAIQSDSVKNMQAPPEILELQEQIKRNLYQKGESFLPETLGDDFLKGFGEQTHRNAQKNKFKRRKLGFETDDARIIPLPEDAMHQIRTIMESTGFKEKATSSRGNGKLKVKLMDLPEDQHE from the coding sequence ATGCAAGAAATTAAACACGCCAAATCCAGTTCAAATGGAAGTATAAAGCGTATAAAAATGGGAAAGAAGTTGAAATTCAATAACCTTCTTTTTCGAAAGTGCGGATACAAAAAATGCATTCAATGCGGACGCTGCACTGCGAGCTGCCCATCTGCTCATATCTACCCAGGGTTCAATCCACGTAACTTCATGAGAAAATTTATGCTTCTGGATATTGATTCGGATGAATTCAGGGAAATTATATGGAAATGCAGCCAGTGCTACTCCTGCCGGGCCAGGTGTCCTAGAAACTGCAAAGCCGGCCTGGGGGTGCTGGCCATCCAGTCAGATTCAGTTAAAAATATGCAGGCACCACCAGAAATTTTAGAGCTACAAGAGCAGATTAAAAGAAACCTATACCAGAAGGGAGAATCTTTCCTACCAGAAACACTGGGTGATGATTTTTTAAAAGGTTTCGGGGAGCAAACGCACAGGAATGCTCAAAAAAACAAATTCAAAAGGCGGAAACTTGGATTTGAAACTGATGATGCTCGGATCATCCCCCTACCAGAAGATGCAATGCACCAGATAAGAACCATAATGGAATCCACGGGGTTCAAGGAAAAAGCTACCAGTTCCAGGGGTAATGGAAAGCTGAAAGTCAAATTGATGGACCTTCCGGAGGATCAACATGAATGA
- a CDS encoding ABC transporter substrate-binding protein, with protein sequence MTIFIGIDDTGNSESVGTGKFARQIAGKLQGKYPIYGVTRHQFYKHPDIPASLHNFGVVIHLDVDEKSQASDVFESVKTIMLDNFNEGSNPGLAVAHQDQVTQALVAFGQDAKCRILSKKTALNLAKNSNIPVEGMGTNGTGMIGAMAGIGLASTHDDGRFLQIGHIRKLKGQQPVWKFMEEGVDRILTLDGRIITEGIISGVENKPVKPSSINGEVVLFVTGEKGVYQAINRD encoded by the coding sequence ATGACAATTTTTATAGGAATTGACGACACAGGAAACTCAGAATCCGTGGGAACCGGGAAATTCGCCCGTCAGATCGCAGGTAAACTTCAGGGCAAATACCCCATTTACGGAGTGACCCGGCACCAGTTTTACAAGCATCCAGATATCCCTGCTTCTTTACACAACTTTGGGGTGGTTATCCACCTGGATGTGGATGAAAAATCACAAGCCAGTGATGTTTTTGAGTCAGTTAAAACCATAATGCTTGATAACTTCAATGAAGGCAGCAACCCTGGACTGGCTGTTGCCCACCAGGACCAGGTCACACAGGCACTGGTAGCATTTGGCCAGGATGCTAAATGCAGGATTTTAAGTAAAAAAACAGCCCTCAACCTTGCTAAAAATTCTAACATCCCGGTAGAAGGAATGGGCACAAATGGAACTGGTATGATAGGGGCAATGGCAGGTATTGGACTCGCATCAACTCATGATGATGGCAGGTTCCTACAGATAGGTCATATAAGAAAACTTAAAGGCCAACAACCAGTCTGGAAGTTTATGGAGGAAGGGGTTGATAGAATATTAACCCTGGACGGGAGGATAATCACGGAAGGAATTATTTCAGGAGTTGAAAATAAACCTGTAAAGCCCTCTTCAATCAATGGAGAGGTTGTATTATTTGTAACTGGTGAAAAAGGAGTTTACCAAGCAATTAACAGGGATTAA
- a CDS encoding iron ABC transporter substrate-binding protein produces the protein MKNQKIIIIAVIAIVAILGVLAYLNYYQDSNFNGGQITDMAGRTVDVPADINKTYSSAGSVTIILYMLAPDKMIGWNSLNGTQNYMQAQYKNLPILGGGQSQGNNANLENIISNNPDVVFTGHSGGNDTINRMQQKFGSIPVLDVEGDNNLTSLDSAIKFMGTVLHVQSQSNDLISFNDKMLNQVKGVADSIPDSEKKKVYYARGDDGLTTFAPGSPNVQLITLCGGKNVVEAPVSNGGMGVSMESVLNWNPDVIITSSSQFYSSVYSNSAWQGINAVKNKQVYLTPQDPFNWFESPPGANTIIGIPWTAKVLYPDKFSNIDLNSLTKEFYSKYYHYNLTDSDVSNIITSSGLKS, from the coding sequence ATGAAGAATCAGAAAATTATCATCATTGCAGTTATTGCAATAGTAGCCATCCTGGGAGTATTAGCCTACCTCAATTACTACCAGGATTCAAATTTCAACGGGGGGCAAATCACAGATATGGCCGGGAGAACGGTGGATGTGCCTGCTGATATTAATAAAACGTATTCAAGCGCAGGTTCCGTTACCATAATCCTGTATATGCTTGCCCCGGATAAGATGATTGGCTGGAACTCCCTGAATGGGACGCAGAATTACATGCAGGCTCAGTACAAAAACCTCCCCATACTGGGAGGGGGTCAGAGCCAGGGCAATAATGCCAACCTTGAAAATATAATATCAAACAACCCTGATGTGGTATTTACCGGTCACAGCGGTGGAAACGACACAATTAACAGGATGCAACAGAAATTTGGTTCAATTCCCGTGTTGGATGTTGAGGGAGATAACAACCTCACCAGTCTGGATTCTGCAATTAAATTCATGGGCACCGTGCTCCATGTGCAGTCTCAATCCAATGACCTCATCAGTTTTAATGATAAGATGTTAAATCAGGTTAAAGGTGTTGCTGATTCCATACCGGACTCTGAGAAAAAGAAAGTTTATTATGCACGGGGTGATGATGGTTTAACAACCTTTGCTCCTGGTTCTCCCAACGTACAGCTCATAACCCTTTGTGGTGGAAAAAATGTTGTGGAAGCTCCGGTCTCCAATGGGGGAATGGGAGTTTCCATGGAATCAGTTTTGAACTGGAATCCGGATGTGATTATCACCAGCAGCTCCCAGTTTTACAGCAGTGTTTATTCCAACTCCGCCTGGCAGGGTATCAATGCAGTTAAAAATAAACAGGTCTATTTAACACCCCAGGACCCGTTCAACTGGTTTGAAAGCCCACCAGGTGCAAATACAATTATTGGAATACCCTGGACTGCCAAGGTACTGTACCCGGATAAATTCAGTAATATAGATCTAAATAGCCTTACAAAGGAGTTTTATTCCAAATATTATCACTATAACCTGACTGATAGTGATGTGTCTAACATAATAACTTCTTCCGGACTCAAGTCATGA
- a CDS encoding hydrogenase iron-sulfur subunit codes for MKDRCGIFICQCGGNISDEVDIQKLKTEISEDAVTVEENPYLCSTDGQEIIKEKIRTLNLDRVVIAACSPKFHENTFRRCAEDAGLNKYMVEVANIREQCAWVDKDPEPTSRAGDIIRSSTRAIKAANPRNKLKVPVSRSVLVVGGGISGITASLLLASQNFKVYLVEKAPTIGGNMVKIGKVFSSETLSEECAMCSLGPLMGEVAANNNIEILTQSQITGFSGTNGNFTVDVSIGPRFVDEDLCTSCGECSRVCNLTVPDEWNASLSTRTAAYKPFAQAIPSSYAIDAANCVKCGTCMDICPASAIDLDRMTDERQVNVGAVVIATGHEELDPAGKEEFGYSKYPEVITQMELARILAVNGPTSGKLELPSTGEKPQRIVMIQCVGSRDRKPGSYPHCSTICCTTAIKHSNYIINHFKNVQIFICYTDIRTPGTYENYYFETQKKGEKSLRFIRGKVAEIRREDGQLTARVEDTLGGGIMDIETDMVVLSCALKPSKDIQKIEETLGVSLTPELFVKEKHPKMEPTQTTVPGIYVSGTARGAMDITDSINMSRSAASNALELLNQGEIIIEPEYAVINTDQCDKCMECFENCLMGAITMEEGLLRVNPAACSGCGECLTRCQEGAITLLGSDDDELTARIDGHLEGDGEKILAFLDKKIAYVAADNIGANRQKYPSTIRIIPVPSILRLKSEHMIHALNNGARGVFLSDGNGNASGSMMKEKLNEKVGELKRGAQDAGIDPERITFYEAYLPHYKGLASRFTDFDIFLREKLKDEKIGEMPAKR; via the coding sequence TTGAAGGACCGGTGTGGAATATTCATATGCCAATGTGGGGGGAATATCTCTGATGAAGTTGATATTCAAAAGTTGAAAACCGAAATCAGTGAAGACGCAGTAACAGTAGAAGAAAACCCTTACCTCTGCTCCACCGATGGGCAGGAGATAATAAAAGAGAAAATCAGGACATTAAATCTTGATAGAGTTGTTATTGCTGCCTGTTCACCAAAATTCCATGAGAACACATTCCGCAGGTGTGCAGAAGATGCCGGGCTTAATAAGTACATGGTGGAAGTTGCCAATATCCGGGAACAGTGCGCCTGGGTGGATAAAGACCCTGAACCCACTAGCAGGGCAGGGGACATAATCCGATCATCAACCCGTGCAATTAAGGCAGCAAACCCACGTAACAAACTGAAGGTCCCAGTATCCAGGAGCGTCCTGGTAGTTGGTGGAGGTATTTCAGGCATAACTGCATCACTGCTACTGGCCAGTCAGAACTTCAAGGTATATCTGGTTGAAAAAGCACCCACCATTGGGGGTAACATGGTAAAAATTGGAAAAGTATTCTCATCAGAAACATTAAGTGAAGAATGTGCCATGTGCTCCCTGGGACCTTTAATGGGAGAAGTGGCAGCAAATAATAACATAGAAATCCTCACACAATCACAAATAACCGGTTTCAGTGGAACTAATGGAAACTTCACCGTGGATGTGTCTATAGGGCCCAGATTTGTTGATGAGGATCTATGCACCTCCTGTGGGGAGTGCTCCAGGGTTTGTAATTTAACAGTGCCAGATGAATGGAACGCCAGTTTATCCACACGCACCGCAGCATACAAACCATTTGCACAGGCCATCCCCTCATCATATGCCATCGATGCTGCAAACTGTGTTAAATGTGGTACCTGCATGGATATCTGCCCTGCCAGTGCCATTGATCTGGATAGAATGACTGATGAAAGACAGGTAAATGTAGGGGCAGTGGTAATTGCCACCGGACATGAAGAACTGGATCCTGCAGGAAAAGAGGAGTTTGGCTACTCAAAATACCCTGAAGTGATCACCCAGATGGAACTGGCCAGAATACTGGCAGTAAACGGCCCCACCTCAGGAAAACTGGAGTTACCATCCACCGGTGAAAAACCTCAAAGAATAGTTATGATACAGTGCGTTGGCTCAAGGGACAGAAAACCAGGATCATACCCGCACTGCTCAACCATATGCTGCACCACCGCCATAAAACACTCGAATTACATAATAAACCATTTTAAAAATGTACAAATCTTCATATGCTACACAGATATCCGAACACCAGGAACCTATGAAAATTACTACTTCGAAACCCAGAAAAAGGGTGAAAAATCCCTGAGATTCATCAGGGGGAAAGTTGCAGAAATTAGGCGTGAGGATGGCCAGTTAACTGCCCGGGTTGAAGACACCCTTGGCGGGGGAATAATGGACATTGAAACAGACATGGTAGTCCTATCCTGCGCACTTAAACCCTCCAAAGATATACAAAAAATAGAAGAGACACTGGGGGTCAGCCTCACACCAGAACTCTTTGTAAAGGAAAAACATCCCAAAATGGAGCCAACCCAGACCACGGTCCCTGGAATATATGTTTCTGGAACTGCCAGGGGAGCTATGGACATCACAGACTCCATAAACATGTCCAGATCAGCAGCATCCAATGCCCTGGAACTGTTAAACCAGGGAGAAATCATAATCGAACCAGAATATGCTGTGATAAACACTGACCAATGTGATAAGTGCATGGAATGCTTTGAAAACTGTCTTATGGGTGCCATAACCATGGAGGAAGGCCTGCTCAGGGTGAACCCCGCAGCATGTTCCGGGTGTGGTGAGTGCCTGACCAGATGCCAGGAAGGTGCAATAACTCTCTTAGGATCAGATGATGATGAGTTAACTGCCAGGATAGACGGACACCTGGAAGGTGATGGAGAAAAAATCCTGGCATTCCTGGATAAAAAAATAGCCTATGTTGCAGCAGACAACATCGGCGCAAACCGACAGAAATACCCCTCAACAATTAGGATCATCCCGGTACCCTCAATTTTAAGACTCAAATCCGAACACATGATACACGCCCTGAATAACGGTGCCAGAGGAGTGTTTTTAAGTGATGGTAATGGAAATGCCTCTGGAAGCATGATGAAGGAAAAACTCAACGAAAAGGTAGGGGAGTTAAAAAGAGGGGCACAGGATGCTGGAATAGATCCAGAGCGGATAACCTTCTACGAGGCCTATCTTCCCCATTACAAGGGTCTGGCATCCAGGTTCACAGACTTTGATATATTTTTAAGGGAAAAATTAAAGGATGAAAAAATTGGTGAAATGCCTGCAAAAAGGTGA
- a CDS encoding CoB--CoM heterodisulfide reductase iron-sulfur subunit B family protein, producing MNDPVPVPQNNYYLFKSCIAGSIYPGIEIAVKSILDKIGADYTDDPAQSSCTGFGFFKGVVPIETNLALNARNLSLAAADENKNVVCVCPTSYNNLKHSKKLISKEKDVEGKIKEIFHDLGLEYDYSPEISHISDVFLARIDEIVQHAVASLSGLRVVTHHGCQYTKFFFQDVTSGTFENPTVLDNILKKFDCEVIEYSEKFLCCGGGLHNSLYNPEYSREIAAKKLQSIYQVKPDLIVTQCPGCTFNLEYYQESALSELNETVSGEPSDLGEVLGSDSGEQFVSGEVSEPIPDQTSVPDKMITQGVPVLYISELISLLLGEDPCEVGVDMHVVPVEPLLEKIFREDKH from the coding sequence ATGAATGATCCAGTTCCAGTACCCCAGAATAATTACTACCTCTTTAAAAGCTGCATTGCAGGCTCCATTTACCCGGGTATTGAAATTGCGGTTAAATCTATTTTGGATAAGATCGGTGCCGACTACACCGATGATCCTGCCCAATCCTCCTGCACCGGATTCGGATTCTTCAAGGGAGTGGTGCCCATTGAAACCAACCTGGCGTTAAATGCACGTAACCTATCATTAGCAGCAGCTGATGAGAATAAAAACGTTGTATGTGTCTGCCCCACTTCATATAACAATCTTAAACATAGTAAAAAGTTAATTTCCAAAGAAAAGGATGTGGAAGGGAAAATAAAAGAAATTTTCCATGATTTAGGTCTGGAGTATGATTACAGTCCAGAGATCAGCCACATATCCGATGTTTTCCTGGCTAGAATTGATGAAATAGTCCAACACGCGGTTGCTTCACTTTCAGGGCTAAGGGTGGTCACCCATCACGGTTGCCAGTATACCAAATTCTTCTTCCAGGATGTTACATCAGGGACCTTTGAAAACCCCACAGTTCTGGACAATATATTGAAAAAATTTGACTGCGAAGTAATAGAATACTCAGAAAAGTTTCTATGCTGTGGGGGAGGACTCCATAACTCCCTTTACAACCCGGAATACTCCCGTGAGATAGCTGCTAAAAAGTTACAGAGTATTTACCAGGTAAAACCTGATTTAATAGTAACACAGTGTCCTGGTTGTACATTTAACCTGGAATACTATCAGGAATCAGCTTTAAGTGAACTTAACGAGACAGTTTCTGGTGAACCGTCAGATCTGGGTGAAGTTTTAGGGTCAGATTCTGGTGAACAGTTTGTTTCTGGTGAAGTTTCAGAGCCTATCCCTGATCAAACGTCAGTTCCGGATAAAATGATCACTCAAGGGGTGCCGGTTTTATACATATCTGAATTAATTTCACTCCTACTTGGAGAAGATCCCTGTGAGGTGGGAGTAGACATGCACGTGGTTCCAGTTGAACCCCTCCTTGAAAAAATATTCAGGGAGGATAAACATTGA